From the Dehalococcoidia bacterium genome, the window CTGTCTTTTGAAAATAGGCCTGAGCATATTTTCGTCCTAAACAGGGGGCTTAACAATGGGCGGGTTTTTTGAGAGTTTCGGGATAAATGTGCCGTCGTTGATAGCTCAGGCTGTCAACTTCGGGGTTTTGTTCGGGCTGCTTTATCTGGTGGCCTACAAGCCCATCATGCGCATGATGGACGCGCGCTCAAACAAAATCAGGGAAAGCTTGGAGCAGGCGGAGCGCATCAAGCAGCAGGCAGACGTAGCGGAACAGGAAACGGCTAAAAAGATCGAAGCAGCCGGACAGGAAGCCCGCGCGCTGATCAATCAGGCCATGGCTTCAGCGGAAAACATGCGCCAGAAAGCGCAGGTAGATGCCAAGGCGGATGCCGAGAAACTCATCGCGCAGGCCAGGGGCCAGATAGGTCAAGAACGCGACGAGGCTATCGGCGAGCTGCGCAAAGAGTTCGCCGACCTGACTGTTCTGGCGGCTGAAAAAGTCATCAAGCGCTCGCTGGATAAAGAAGCCCAGCGCAAGCTGATAGAGCAGGTGCTCGAGGAAAGCTCGGGTCTCAAGAATAACTAATGGAGAAACATTTTGCCTAGCAGGTTCGCTGCCCGGCGCTACGCCCGAGCTCTTTTTGAACTGGGGCTAGCCGGGAACAAGCTGGATAAATGGCAGGCTGACCTCGAGAGGGTGGCGGCGCTCAGCCGCGACCCCGAGGTGGCGGCTTTCCTGACTTATCCCAGGGTGAGCCTGAAGGACAAGGTCGGTTTGCTTTCGCGCAACCTGGGCGACGTCAGCCCCGAAGTGCTCAATCTGACCTATCTGCTAATAAAAGAAGGCGCAGCCGACCGGCTTGGTAGCGTGGCACTTAGCTACCAGAAGATGCTGGACGAGCGTAACGGCATCGAACGCGGAAGCCTCACCACGGCGGTGCCTCTGGCTGAGGCGGAGGTCCAGGACTTGAGCCGGCGCGTGGGCAAGATACTGAATAAAAAGGTGATACTCATGGGGCAGGCCGACCCCTTACTCATCGGTGGCTTCCAGGCCAGGGTGGCCGGCAAGCTGCTCGACGGCAGCACGAGCACGGCTCTGGCGACACTTAAAAAAGAATTAAGCTAGTTGTAACTCTCGACAACCTATTCCAGGAGGTGGCTCAGTGGCAGGCAAAGGACATGAGATAGTAGAAGTCATCAAGAAGCAGATCGAATCCTTCGGGGCTCAGGCGACCCTGGTGGATGTGGGGACTGTTACCGAAGTCGGCGACGGCATCGCCCGCATCGAGGGCCTGGCGGCCGCCAGGTACAACGAGCTGCTGCAGTTCCCCGGCGACGTTATGGGCATCGCGCTCAACCTAGAGGAAGAGAGCGTGGCAGCCGTCATCCTGGGCGATGATTCGGGTATTAAAGAGGGCGACGAAGTGCGCGCCACCGGCCGCGTGGCCGAGGTCCCGGTAGGCGCCGGCCTCATCGGGCGCGTGGTCGACCCGCTGGGCCGCCCGCTGGACGGCAAGGGTCCTATAAAATCAAGCCGCACCCGCCCCTTGGAGAGGGTGGCCCCCAACGTGGTCATGCGCCGCTCGGTGGATACCCCGGTGCAGACCGGTATCAAGGCCGTGGATGCCATGATACCCATCGGCCGCGGGCAACGCGAGCTTATCATAGGCGATCGCTCCACCGGCAAGACCGCCATCGCTCTGGATACCATTATCAATCAGAAGGGCGGCGACCTCATCTGCATCTATGTGGCCATTGGCCAGAAGGCCTCCAAGGTGGCCCAGGTGGTAGGCAAGCTGCAGGAAATGGGCGCTATGGAGCACACCATCGTGGTAGCGGCCAACGCCGCCGACTCGGTCGCGCTGCAATATCTGGCGCCCTACGCCGGATGCGCCATCGGCGAAGAGTTCATGGAAGCCGGCAAGGACGCGCTGGTGGTCTATG encodes:
- the atpF gene encoding ATP synthase F0 subunit B, producing MGGFFESFGINVPSLIAQAVNFGVLFGLLYLVAYKPIMRMMDARSNKIRESLEQAERIKQQADVAEQETAKKIEAAGQEARALINQAMASAENMRQKAQVDAKADAEKLIAQARGQIGQERDEAIGELRKEFADLTVLAAEKVIKRSLDKEAQRKLIEQVLEESSGLKNN
- the atpH gene encoding ATP synthase F1 subunit delta, whose protein sequence is MLPSRFAARRYARALFELGLAGNKLDKWQADLERVAALSRDPEVAAFLTYPRVSLKDKVGLLSRNLGDVSPEVLNLTYLLIKEGAADRLGSVALSYQKMLDERNGIERGSLTTAVPLAEAEVQDLSRRVGKILNKKVILMGQADPLLIGGFQARVAGKLLDGSTSTALATLKKELS
- a CDS encoding F0F1 ATP synthase subunit alpha; the encoded protein is MAGKGHEIVEVIKKQIESFGAQATLVDVGTVTEVGDGIARIEGLAAARYNELLQFPGDVMGIALNLEEESVAAVILGDDSGIKEGDEVRATGRVAEVPVGAGLIGRVVDPLGRPLDGKGPIKSSRTRPLERVAPNVVMRRSVDTPVQTGIKAVDAMIPIGRGQRELIIGDRSTGKTAIALDTIINQKGGDLICIYVAIGQKASKVAQVVGKLQEMGAMEHTIVVAANAADSVALQYLAPYAGCAIGEEFMEAGKDALVVYDDLSKHGWSYRQLSLLLRRPPGREAYPGDVFYLHSRLLERAAKLDKEFGGGSLTALPIIETQAGDVSAYIPTNVISITDGQLYLESDLFNAGIRPALNAGTSVSRVGSAAQTKAMKKVAGKLKLTMAQYRELAAFAQFGTSELDKSTRAQIDRGRRITEILKQPQYVPMPVSQQVTILYAAINGFIDDIPTDKVIAFEKGFHQFMAAQHPAIGETIAKTKVLDDATEEKLKAAIAEYKKTF